The genome window CGGTGGAATCGGGCGTGCAGGGCATGTCCATCGGGGCCAACGCCTACCTCATAAAACCCGTGGACTTCGAGGAACTGCTCGGAGCCATCGCCCAGGCCTACGAGCGAAAGCTCCTGGGCTCCGCGCATGCCTGAACCGGGTTGCCTCGCCGCTTTGGCCGCCGGGCTTGTGGTCCTGGCGGCGCTTGTCCCCGCACCCTGGTCGCTGGCCCCGGCAGCGCTGGCCCTGTGGCTTGGCTGGACAATCTTCAGGCAGTTCAAGAGCTGCCTCATGCGTTCGGAGTCGCAGAAGTGCGCCCTGGACGAACAGCTCTTCCAGTCGCAGAAGCTGGCGGCCATCGGCGAGATAGCCTCGGGCATCGCACACGAGATCAACAACCCCCTGGCGGTCATCACCCAGGAGGCCGAGTGGATGGCCCACCTGCTCGGCCAGCCTGAGCCGCCCATCGACGACGCCCGCCAGAGCCTGGCCACCATCCAGGGGCAGGTGAGCCGCTGCGCGGACATCACCCACAACCTGCTCAATCTGGCCCGCACCTGGAAGCCCATCCGCCAGCCCGCCGACCTCAACCGCTGCGTGGAGGACATGGCCCGGCTGGTGGAACGCGAAGCCCGCCCCAACAACATCACCCTGGCGCGCGAATTCGCGACGGACCTGCCCAAGGTCCCGCTGGACCCGCCGCTGTACCGTCAGGCGGTGCTCAACCTGCTGGTGAACGCCATGCAGGCGGTCGGCCCCGGCGGCACGGTGACGGTCTCCACCGGAATCACCCCGGACGGCAAGGCCTTCACCCGCGTGGCCGACACCGGGCCTGGCATCGCGCCCGAGAACCTGGGCCGCGTGTTCGATCCCTTTTTCACCACCAAGGCCCCCGGCAAAGGCACCGGCCTTGGTCTTGCCATCACCCAGCGCATCGTGGACAGGCTGGGCGGCTTCATAAGCGCCGCCAACCTGCCCGGACGCGGCGCGTGCTTCACCATCACCCTGCCCATAACGGAGAAGACCCCATGACCACTCCCATCCGCCTTCTTGCCGTGGACGACGAGGAGCGTTTCGTGTCCACCCTGGCGCGGCTTCTTTCCCTCAGAAACATGCAGGTGAGCGTGGCCCTGAGCGGAGAGGAGGCCCTGGAGAAGTTCTCGCCGGGCGCGTTCGACGTGGCCCTGGTGGACGTGAAGATGCCGGGGATTTCCGGCGTGGACCTGCTGACGGAGCTCAAGAAGCGCGACCCGGAGCTTGAGGTGATCATCCTCACCGGGCACGCTTCGGTGGACATCGCCGCCGAGATCATGAGCCGGGGCGGTTCGGACTACCTGCTCAAGCCCTGCCCTACCGCCGAAGTGGAGGGGAAGATTCTCTCCGCCATGGAGCGGCGGGCCGCGCGATCGGGGGGATGAGGCGGCATTCACAGAGGGAACGCACGTTTACTTTGTGGACCAGAGGCGGAAGGTTCTCTTAAAAGTGGGTGCCTTTTGGGCTCTGACCTCGAATAGCCTCACGATCGAGATGGGTTTGCCTCCTGACACCTGTCAGGATAGCTCTCACAAACCAATCGGAAGTGGGGGCAAGTGGAATGCTGACTCAACGAGAGATTCTTAGTTTTGCAGTCTCGCTTGGAGTAACCTGTTCAGCCTATTGTCTCAGCTGCCTGCTTGTCATCGCAGTGACTACTGGATAGTCAGCCTGCCCATCCAACACCCCATTCATATTCCCACATCCCGTTCAGTTGCGCTCGGTTCCGTTCGGCTCACCACCGGGCAAACAATATGAGCAGTGGTTCGGATTATGGGCTGTATACAGATCGATCATGTGTTTGGGGACAGCGGAAGACAACGGCAAAAGAAGGCCCCGCCAGCGAATGCCAGCGGGGCTTTGCAAGTCAGGAATCAGGTCAGATCGGGTCTATGCAGCATTCTTTAAAGTGCGGCGGCGCATGAAGACAACGCCAGCAGCACCAATCCCCATGAGGAGCATGGTGCCAGGCTCTGGAACGGCGGGTCCCCCGTTTATGCCATCGGCGGACATCACTACGAATGTGGTCATATAAGCCTGATACACACCAAGAGTTGTGCTTGCCTGGATGTATTGACCAGGACCAGTCACGTTAAACGCCCACACATTGATGCTGTTCTGCGGATCAACTGGTGTACTTGTCCATATGTTTTGAGGCCAATTACCATCAGTGTATACCCGCTGGAAATATTTATCGACATTGCTGACTCCACCTATTCCGGACAGCATGGATTCAATTTCTCCTGCAAAAGACTTTGTCCCATCAGCGTTCGTCGTAACAGTAACTTCTGGGAGTCTCCAGTCATCCAACACAATATTGCCGCTCGACAGTGTCAAGGCATTCGCCCACGGGACTGCGCCATACGTAATCCCATCATAATACCACTCATCCATCACGCTGGAACCGTTGCCACCTGAGTGTACGTACGGAGACTTCGAATACCATATAAGATTTGTTTCTGTTGAGTAGTACACATCAGTAAAATTGTACGCCCCACTTGTCCAATCGGCAAGCGTATAAAGATTTGCCTTGGCAGTGGAACCCAGCAACATGCTGAACACAAACAAGAGTAAGGATGGGGACAGCCTTTTCATTTGGCACCTCAACTTGTGTGTTTTCCAATGCCTTGCAATTATTGTGCAGCCCTCAAATTACCGATAACAATAGTCATTGCTACATTGACAGACCACCCCATAAAACAAATTTTACAACATACGTCGGGGAATTTTACACTTTCATCAGTCGAGATGGACATATTTGCACCAGGATTGAAATCAAAGCGCCAGGTTC of Fundidesulfovibrio putealis DSM 16056 contains these proteins:
- a CDS encoding response regulator, which codes for MTTPIRLLAVDDEERFVSTLARLLSLRNMQVSVALSGEEALEKFSPGAFDVALVDVKMPGISGVDLLTELKKRDPELEVIILTGHASVDIAAEIMSRGGSDYLLKPCPTAEVEGKILSAMERRAARSGG
- a CDS encoding sensor histidine kinase — its product is MPEPGCLAALAAGLVVLAALVPAPWSLAPAALALWLGWTIFRQFKSCLMRSESQKCALDEQLFQSQKLAAIGEIASGIAHEINNPLAVITQEAEWMAHLLGQPEPPIDDARQSLATIQGQVSRCADITHNLLNLARTWKPIRQPADLNRCVEDMARLVEREARPNNITLAREFATDLPKVPLDPPLYRQAVLNLLVNAMQAVGPGGTVTVSTGITPDGKAFTRVADTGPGIAPENLGRVFDPFFTTKAPGKGTGLGLAITQRIVDRLGGFISAANLPGRGACFTITLPITEKTP
- a CDS encoding PEP-CTERM sorting domain-containing protein, producing MKRLSPSLLLFVFSMLLGSTAKANLYTLADWTSGAYNFTDVYYSTETNLIWYSKSPYVHSGGNGSSVMDEWYYDGITYGAVPWANALTLSSGNIVLDDWRLPEVTVTTNADGTKSFAGEIESMLSGIGGVSNVDKYFQRVYTDGNWPQNIWTSTPVDPQNSINVWAFNVTGPGQYIQASTTLGVYQAYMTTFVVMSADGINGGPAVPEPGTMLLMGIGAAGVVFMRRRTLKNAA